A window of the Brassica napus cultivar Da-Ae chromosome A2, Da-Ae, whole genome shotgun sequence genome harbors these coding sequences:
- the LOC125586025 gene encoding uncharacterized protein LOC125586025 — MSAAMDRALMALSLEEEEEPFEMPDLPGFCSNEKNKLSLVGRILNPECQKMSTLIWRMPGKWQKEGKCRGVALSQERFQFFFDQEHDLMDVLEKGVHTFNEWALVIERWVEEPPEDYLQFIPLWIRISNIPMNYYTKEAIMALGDLVGEVKEVIFDPQKPQTQPYERVMVKFNVANPLRMSRVVNIKGAKPVTIHYNYERIQKRCFTCQRLNHEQSICPLVVKRRKDEALVRRQRISKELELKRTVLEEDDPLFGVLKEDQVGINPITGRPKIVKEVLDEMRQYLRLATDEDRVVREDRVRSSVAAVEQDPFLQRTVLRLEAPPTMSQDFNKGKGHVFSYEEANMLKSGGAQQEKLMASAIRAGTAGRWNAGNISMVDSEDAIFGGNFMGSSDGSTVFSTGFSEPCASSGTMKRTYHRRRPPKSRRKPRPLLAAEKEEGFLWDKAAGKRVEGSKKRKVETEVGELLVSAKSKTPKVIPREGSPNL; from the coding sequence ATGTCGGCGGCTATGGACAGAGCCTTAATGGCTCTAtctttggaagaagaagaagaaccgtTCGAGATGCCGGATCTTCCGGGTTTCTGTTCGAACGAGAAGAACAAGCTGAGTTTAGTGGGAAGAATTTTAAATCCGGAATGTCAGAAGATGTCAACTCTGATTTGGCGGATGCCTGGAaaatggcaaaaagaaggcaaaTGTCGAGGAGTTGCTCTGTCTCAGGAGCGGTTTCAGTTCTTTTTTGACCAGGAGCACGATCTAATGGACGTTTTGGAGAAAGGTGTTCATACGTTCAATGAATGGGCGCTGGTGATAGAAAGGTGGGTGGAAGAGCCTCCGGAGGATTATCTGCAGTTTATTCCCCTGTGGATTCGTATAAGTAACATTCCCATGAACTATTATACAAAAGAAGCTATCATGGCGCTGGGAGATCTGGTAGGAGAAGTTAAAGAGGTGATTTTCGACCCTCAGAAACCACAAACTCAACCTTATGAAAGGGTTATGGTGAAATTTAATGTGGCGAATCCTTTGAGGATGTCAAGGGTAGTCAATATCAAAGGAGCGAAACCGGTGACTATTCACTACAACTATGAGAGGATTCAGAAGCGGTGCTTCACTTGTCAAAGGTTAAACCATGAGCAAAGCATTTGCCCTCTGGTAGTGAAGAGAAGGAAAGATGAAGCTCTAGTAAGGCGTCAGAGGATCTCAAAGGAGTTGGAACTAAAGAGAACTGTCTTGGAAGAAGATGATCCCCTTTTTGGTGTGCTTAAAGAAGATCAGGTAGGGATTAATCCAATCACGGGAAGGCCAAAAATTGTGAAAGAGGTGCTGGACGAGATGAGACAATATCTGAGGTTGGCCACTGATGAAGATAGAGTGGTTAGGGAGGACAGAGTGAGAAGCTCGGTTGCAGCGGTAGAACAAGACCCCTTTCTGCAGCGGACTGTGTTAAGGCTGGAGGCACCCCCAACTATGTCTCAGGACTTTAACAAAGGCAAAGGGCACGTTTTCTCGTATGAGGAAGCTAATATGCTGAAGTCGGGCGGAGCTCAACAGGAGAAATTAATGGCTTCTGCTATCAGAGCTGGCACTGCAGGGAGATGGAATGCAGGAAACATATCGATGGTGGACAGTGAAGATGCAATCTTTGGAGGCAACTTTATGGGTTCTTCTGATGGTTCTACGGTATTTAGCACTGGTTTCTCGGAACCATGTGCTTCGTCCGGGACTATGAAGAGAACATACCACCGCAGGCGCCCTCCTAAATCAAGAAGAAAGCCTAGACCTTTGTTGGCTGCGGAGAAGGAGGAAGGGTTTCTGTGGGATAAAGCGGCTGGGAAGAGAGTAGAAGGGAGCAAGAAGAGGAAGGTAGAGACTGAAGTTGGGGAGCTTTTAGTTTCGGCGAAGTCTAAAACCCCAAAGGTGATCCCAAGGGAGGGATCGCCCAATTTGTAA
- the LOC106429686 gene encoding phosphatidyl-N-methylethanolamine N-methyltransferase — protein MGIVAAIGVLLPFPFYWWLWTNPQSWVNLCGQGKDPSTVMARVSHVLKAAQLLSLFSVASLSWPPPLYFWPLMAFGQFLNFRVYQLLGEAGTYYGVRFGKNIPWVTEFPFGVIRDPQYVGSVMSLLACLSWVPFQYIFLWCLGYVFMMLVESKEDSSARAKPIS, from the exons ATGGGGATAGTAGCTGCGATCGGAGTGCTATTGCCATTCCCTTTCTACTGGTGGCTATGGACGAATCCTCAGTCATGGGTCAATCTCTGCGGCCAAGGAAAAGACCCTTCCACGGTAATGGCACGTGTCTCTCACGTGCTCAAGGCTGCCcaactcctctctctcttctccgtcGCCTCACTCTCATGGCCTCCTCCTCTCTACTTCTGGCCCCTCATGGCCTTTGGCCAGTTTCTCAACTTCAG GGTATATCAACTGTTAGGTGAAGCTGGAACATATTACGGTGTACGATTCGGGAAGAACATACCTTGGGTTACAGAGTTCCCGTTTGGGGTCATCAGAGATCCACAGTATGTTGGGAGTGTCATGTCTCTGTTGGCTTGCCTCTCTTGGGTTCCATTCCAGTACATTTTCCTCTGGTGTCTCGGTTATGTTTTCATGATGCTAGTCGAGTCAAAGGAGGATTCAAGTGCTCGTGCCAAACCCATCTCCTGA
- the LOC106429720 gene encoding probable WRKY transcription factor 40 produces MDQYPSSLVDTSLDLTIGVTRMRVEEDSTTTALVDELNRMNAENKKLSEMLTLMCDKYNVLREQLMEYVNKTERDQVSPPKKRKSPARDDANSSAVVGGVSESSSTDQDDQYLCKKQREETVVKEKVSRVYYKTEASDTTLVVKDGYQWRKYGQKVTRDNPSPRAYFKCACAPSCSVKKKVQRSVEDQSVLVATYEGEHNHPMPSQIDSNSGLNRSPGAANRSRSLAEPVTTIDLTETKKVTSPSRVDFPEVQKLLVEQMASSLTKDPNFTAALAAAVTGKLYQQNQTDK; encoded by the exons ATGGACCAGTACCCATCATCTTTGGTCGATACTTCTTTAGATCTCACTATTGGAGTTACGCGAATGCGAGTTGAAGAAGATTCCACG ACAACTGCTTTAGTGGATGAATTAAACCGAATGAATGCTGAGAACAAGAAGCTCTCAGAGATGCTAACTTTGATGTGTGACAAGTACAACGTATTGAGGGAACAGCTTATGGAATATGTTAACAAGACCGAGAGAGACCAAGTCAGTCCTCCCAAGAAACGCAAATCTCCAGCGAGAGATGACGCAAATAGTTCGGCGGTGGTCGGTGGAGTATCGGAGAGTAGCTCTACGGATCAGGATGATCAGTATCTGTGTAAGAAGCAAAGAGAAGAGACTGTTGTGAAGGAGAAAGTCTCAAGGGTTTATTACAAGACCGAAGCTTCTGACACTACCCTT GTTGTGAAAGATGGGTATCAATGGAGGAAGTATGGACAGAAAGTGACTAGAGATAATCCATCTCCAAGAGCTTACTTCAAATGTGCTTGTGCTCCAAGCTGTTCTGTCAAAAAGAAG GTTCAAAGAAGTGTGGAGGATCAATCAGTGTTGGTAGCAACTTATGAGGGTGAACATAACCATCCAATGCCATCACAAATCGATTCAAACAGTggcctaaaccgttctcctggTGCTGCCAACAGAAGTAGGAGCTTGGCTGAGCCTGTGACTACCATTGATCTGACTGAAACTAAGAAAGTGACAAGCCCATCAAGAGTAGATTTTCCAGAAGTTCAGAAACTTTTGGTGGAGCAAATGGCGTCTTCCTTGACAAAAGATCCAAACTTCACAGCAGCATTAGCAGCAGCTGTTACCGGGAAATTGTACCAACAGAATCAAACCGACAAGTAG